Part of the Mycoplasmopsis columboralis genome, AACTTCAGTTAGACCTAACTTAATTGCCAACATTGAAGGATATCCAATATGAGTGCAATTCACTGAAGAAGAAACCGGTAAAATTCGTGTTGAGTTCCGTTCAAATGGACCGATTGTAAGAAATGTAGCCGTTAAATGAAACGGAGGAGGACACGAAAGAGCTTCCGGATGTATGATTGATTCTTTTGATAATGTTGAAGCGGTTATTGATGATTGTGCTGAAGAAGTAAAACGTTATTATCAAAAATAATTTATGATGTTTTGAAAAGATACAAAAGGTACTTTAGAAGTTATTACAGGACCAATGTTTGCGGGCAAAAGTGCAGAATTAATTAAAAGATTAACTATTTTAAAAATCGCTCAAGTAAAGTTTTTGGTATTTAAACCAGAATTTGATACTCGTTTTGGAGATGATGTTATTGTTAGTCGCACTGGTTCAAATCTTAAAGCCATATCACTAAAACAACCTTCTGATGTTTGAGAATATCTAACCAAAGATATAAAGGCAGTAGCTTTTGATGAAGTTCACTTTTTTGATGAATCTATTTTTGAAGTCATCAATCAATTAATCTCCAAAGGAGTTAGAGTTATTGTTTCAGGATTAGATATGGATTTCGCAGGCAAAAGTTTTGCTATAACTGCCGAATTACTCGCACAGGCCGATTATGTTTCAAAACTTAAGGCAGTTTGTATGAAATGTTACGAACAAGCTTCTTTATCTTATCGTAAGGTAAAGTCGCAAGAACGCCATCTTTTAGGCGATTCTGAATATGAAGCAAGATGCCGCCAATGTCATAGAGTTAAATAATACAAAAACACAACGCTGAGTTGTGTTTTTGTTATTTATATCCAAATTTAGCTAGTTCTTTTTCGTTATCGTTTCATTTATTAGCGATTTTTACTTTTAAATTCAAAATAACTCTAGTATTAAATTGTTTCATCATTTTGTATCTAGCATTCTGTCCAATTTGTTTAATTTTTGACGCCTTAGCTCCAATAACCATTCCTTTTTGAGAAGGTTTTTTCACGTAAATAATTGCTTCAATTTCGATTAAATCTTCTGATTCTATGAATTCATTAACCTCAATGGCAATTGAGTGTGGCAATTCTTCATATAAAGAGTTAATAGCTGATTCTCTGATAATTTCTTTAGCTAAAAAACGCATTGATTTATCTGTAATGTAATCTTCATCATACTGAGGTTCTCCCTCGTATGTATATGATTTTATTAACTCAATCAAATCATTTACTGATTTAGGATATTTAACTGAAACAGAAGTAATTTCAGTGAAATTATATTCTTGTAGCTCTTGAATTTTTTCAAGCATTTTTTGTGGTTGTTTGTGATATTTGTCAATTTTAGTAATTACTGCAACTTTATTTTTAGCACGAGAGATTTTTTCTAAAATCATTTTATCTCCAGGACCGATTTTTTCATCAATTGGAGTTAAAAATAAAACGACATCAATATCTTTGACAGTGCTGTAAGCGTTCTTGTTTAAAATTTCTCCAAGCTTGTTTTCTGGTTTATGAATACCAGGGGTATCAGTAAAAATAATTTGATAATCTTCATCGGTATATACACCAGTAATTTGATCTCTTGTTGTTTGAGCGACATCAGTCACAATTGATACATCATAATCTAATATAGAGTTCATTAAACTGCTTTTACCCACATTTGGACGACCAATAAATGAAGCAAAACAAATTTTCATTATTTAATATCACTTTCTAAAATGCTATATGGGACAAGCTCTTCCACTGTGTTTACTCTAACTTGAGTTCCATCGTTTGAGTATTGATAAACTTTAGCATTTGCAGGCATAAATTCAGTCATAACTTGTCTACAACCAGCACAAGGACTTATAATACCTTCTTTTTTACTAATAATGTGAATTTCTTTAAAAGTACCTACTTTTCCACCATAAGCAACAGAACCAAATAATGCACTTCTTTCGGCACATAATCCTGAAGGATAAGCGGCATTTTCAACATTAACACCGTAATATTCTTTATCATTTTCATCAATAGCACAAGCAGCTACTTGAAAATTTGAATATGGAGCATAAGCTTTTTTTAATAATTCCTTTAATTTTAAAATATTCATACATCCTACTTTCTAGTTATTTTTAAGGGTTTAAAAATTTTATCAACAATTTGATTCATGATAATTCTTTCATCTTCTTGTTCGTGATCGTATCCAGCTAAATGAACTAAACCATGAGTAAAAAGATAACAAAATTCACGTTTAATTGAGTGGTTGAATTCTTCTGCTTGTTCAAGCATTTTATCATAGCAAATTACTAACTCACCAAGCAATAAAAAGGGCATTTGTTGATATAAATGTGGATCTTGAGTTCCAAAAGATAATATGTCAGTAACGTAATCTTTATTGCGATACTCTTTGTTCAATTGCTTGATTTTACGCTTTGATACGATTTTTACATCAACGATAATTGGTTTTTTGATTTTGAAATACTTAGCGAAGTTTTGCACTATTTCATACATTTCCTTTTCAAAATCAATTTCATGTTTTGTTTTATTTTCAAAAGAAATTTCATGTTCAATAAGTTTCATAAAACAATTATAAACTTTTATAAAAAATGTATTTTAAAATGTATTTGAGAAAGGTCGTAAAATCACTACTATAAGTGCATTGAATTTCGAAGATGTTCTTTTCTTTTAATTTAACTAGTAGCTCAGGAGAAGTGATTTTTATGTGTGAGTCTTGCAATTGGTATTTGAGTGTGTAATTTTGAATCTCACCATCAATGCTAATCTGTACATGTGAACCTTGGGTGAAAGTATTTTTATCATATTCTATTAGGTACATTGTTTCATACTCTCGTTTGATCAAACCCTTATGATAGTCTTGTATTGGATAAAACATTAATACATACACAAAAAAAGCGACCGTACATATAAGAAACAATAAAAATGTTCCTTTTTTAATGTTGATAAAAACTTCCTTCAAGGTGTACCTCCTTTGAATGATCAAATAAGTAATTTTGATTATGGCTAACTTCAATAATCAAAGAATTCAATAATATATTTTGACTTAATTGTTTAACTTCTTTAAATAGATCAGGACTTAGATTATCAAAGGCTTCATCAAAAACAACTAAAGAGTATCTTTTTTCAA contains:
- the ybeY gene encoding rRNA maturation RNase YbeY, producing MKLIEHEISFENKTKHEIDFEKEMYEIVQNFAKYFKIKKPIIVDVKIVSKRKIKQLNKEYRNKDYVTDILSFGTQDPHLYQQMPFLLLGELVICYDKMLEQAEEFNHSIKREFCYLFTHGLVHLAGYDHEQEDERIIMNQIVDKIFKPLKITRK
- a CDS encoding thymidine kinase is translated as MFWKDTKGTLEVITGPMFAGKSAELIKRLTILKIAQVKFLVFKPEFDTRFGDDVIVSRTGSNLKAISLKQPSDVWEYLTKDIKAVAFDEVHFFDESIFEVINQLISKGVRVIVSGLDMDFAGKSFAITAELLAQADYVSKLKAVCMKCYEQASLSYRKVKSQERHLLGDSEYEARCRQCHRVK
- the era gene encoding GTPase Era, translating into MKICFASFIGRPNVGKSSLMNSILDYDVSIVTDVAQTTRDQITGVYTDEDYQIIFTDTPGIHKPENKLGEILNKNAYSTVKDIDVVLFLTPIDEKIGPGDKMILEKISRAKNKVAVITKIDKYHKQPQKMLEKIQELQEYNFTEITSVSVKYPKSVNDLIELIKSYTYEGEPQYDEDYITDKSMRFLAKEIIRESAINSLYEELPHSIAIEVNEFIESEDLIEIEAIIYVKKPSQKGMVIGAKASKIKQIGQNARYKMMKQFNTRVILNLKVKIANKWNDNEKELAKFGYK
- a CDS encoding MAG1140 family protein, producing the protein MKLAIIKITYLIIQRRYTLKEVFINIKKGTFLLFLICTVAFFVYVLMFYPIQDYHKGLIKREYETMYLIEYDKNTFTQGSHVQISIDGEIQNYTLKYQLQDSHIKITSPELLVKLKEKNIFEIQCTYSSDFTTFLKYILKYIFYKSL
- the cdd gene encoding cytidine deaminase; protein product: MNILKLKELLKKAYAPYSNFQVAACAIDENDKEYYGVNVENAAYPSGLCAERSALFGSVAYGGKVGTFKEIHIISKKEGIISPCAGCRQVMTEFMPANAKVYQYSNDGTQVRVNTVEELVPYSILESDIK